The region GGCAGCTTTAATCATAATTGGATAACCATGTTCAGTTGCAAACTCTAGGGCCTCATCAATTGAAGCGATTGGACCATCTGTACCAGGTATTGACTGAATACCTGCAGATAACGCCGCTTCTTTCGCTTTTATCTTATCACCAAACATATCAAGATGTTTTAAGTCTGGTCCAATAAAAATAATATCCTCTTCTTGACATCTCTTAGCAAATTCAAGGTTTTCAGATAATAACCCGTAACCAGGGTGAATCGCATCTACCCCTGATTCTTTTGCGATTCTTAAAATATCTTCAATATCAAGATAGGCCTCGATTGGTTTTTTTCCTTCCCCAACTAAATAAGCCTCATCTGCTTTGAAACGATGCATCGAATCTTCATCTTCTAATGCATAAATCCCCACAGCTCTAATATCTAACTCCGTACATGCTCTAAATATACGAATGGCGATTTCCCCACGATTTGCTACCAATACTTTTTTCAAAGCTAACCCCACCTTTTCAAAATTATGACTATCTAATCCCTAATTTTCAACCTGTTGGCGATCAACCATCGGAATAATTTCCGCTTTTGGTTGTAGATCCCCCTCATAATGACGACGTAACTCATTTGCACGAATATTTAAAACAAATCCTATCCCTATCGACAAAGTCAACAAACTTGAGCCACCCTGACTTAAAAATGGGAAAGTAACTCCTGTCAGTGGAATTAAACCAGTAATCCCTCCAACATTGACAAAAGTTTGAATCAACATCATGCCACCGATCCCAATACACATCAATGAATTGAATGCTGTAGTCGCTTGAATACCAATCCAAATAATTCTTAAAATTAAAAATAACAATAATAATAATAGACCTATACCTACAATTAAGCCTAATTCTTCCAAAATAATTGAAAACATAAAGTCAGAATGTGCCTCAGGTAAGAATCCTTTTTTCTGAACACTATTTCCTAAACCTTTTCCAAACCAACCACCACGATAAATAGCATAATAAGAATTTACCATTTGGTGACCTAAATCATAAGGGTCCAAGAAAGGGTCTTTGTAACTTGCAAAGCGACCATATACATGTGTAAAACTACTTGGATACATTGATTGTGGAATTTTACTGACTACCCAAACACCGATGTAACCAAATACACCTAACCCACCAATGAATAAGACTGAATAAAGAAATCTCAAGCCACTAGCTAAAATTAATACCGCTGCTATCAAGAAAAGAATAACTGCTCCACCTGTATCCGGCTGGATCAATACCAAACAAATTAAGAACCCAACTAAAAATAAGGGGCCTAAGGCCGCTTTTTTAAAATTATCTTTAATGATATCTTGCCTTCTAGCAAAAATGTAAGCTAAGTACCAAACAATCATTATTTTTAAAAATTCAGCCGGCTGAATATTACCTAGAGGTCCAAATTTTAACCAACCCCTGGCACCATTCACTTCTGCACCTAGTGGTGTAAAACGAGTTAAAAATAACATAATTGAGATAATCCCTATACCGGTCATAATTAATCGTTTGTTTTGAAATAACTCTGTTTTCATCTTATATAAGACAATAATCAGAACAAAACTAATCACTAAAAAGACTGACTCTTTTAAAGCATCCGACCACGGTGCCCGAGGAGGGATAGAATTCATCAACCGATATGAACTCGCACTGTAAGCCATAATAATCCCTAATACAGCTAGTATTAAATATGGTATTAAAATACCATAATCTAAATAAATAATTTTCTTTGCTTTTTTACCCAAGACTAACGTTCCTCCTGCTTTTCACTACCGTCTTGCTGTTTTTCATAAACATCGCTATAAACTAAATTTAACTTATGTTCCAAATCAGCTAAAATTTTGTGCCCTTCTGAGCTAGTTATTATATTTAAACGAACGGCATACTCTACTTGTTTAGAAAATCCATACATTTGTGTATCAACCACTTCTTCAAAAGCTTTACATTGGGCAATGCATAGATGATGTTGTTGATTACTTATTAGTTGTTCAATTTTTTTTGCTTCATCTTTTAAAACGTCTAAGGCAACGTCTTTAGAAATTTCTGTTTCCACAATTTTCCCTCCTACTCTAATTTATTTATTATAGCACAAATGATGTTTTTTTTTACAGCCTCATCCCCATTTTTAAAAGGAATTAAAGATGCTTTAACCTTTCTTACCAAAAGAAAAAAACTCGGAAACCAAGTTTCCGAGTTTTTTATTGTAATATTTATTTAGCAGCTGCTAAGTTTTTATTTACTTGCTCCCAATTAACAACGTTCCAGAAAGCATTGATATAATCAGGACGCACATTACTATATTTTTTATAGTAAGCATGTTCCCAAACATCTAAACCTAAGATAGGTGTTTTACCTTCTGTTAATGGTGAATCTTGGTTTGCTGTAGACATAATTTCTAATTTACCGTTGTTGATAACTAACCATGCCCAACCAGAACCGAATCGGCCAGTTGCCGCTGTTTTGAATTGATCTTTCATTGCTTCAAAACTACCAAAAGCATCTTCAATAGCTACTTTAACATCACCAGTTGGTTCGCCACCACCATTAGGCCCCATGATTTCCCAGAAGAACTTGTGGTTGGCATGACCTCCACCATTGTTTTGTACAGCTGTACGAATATCCGCTGGTACTGTTGCTAATCCAGCTACTAATTCTTCAATTGATTTTTGTCCTAATTCTGGATATTTTTCAATCGCTGCATTTAAATTTGTAACATATGTGTTATGGTGTTTATCGTGATGTAAGTGCATTGTCTCAACATCGATATGTGGTTCTAACGCATCATAAGCGTATGGTAAGTCTGGTAATGTATAAGTCATAAATAAATACCTCCAAGTTATCTCGTTTTATTTTACATCTTTACTTTATCATGTCTGAAGTTGGTTGGCAAAAAAAATGCTTACTTTTAAGAACCTGACACTTTGTTTTTTTGTTAATTAAGTAGCTCTTAATGTGCAATGATAGCCGCCTCTCTTGTATTTATTACTAAAAAAGCTTACAATTACTAGTGACCTACTGACAGAAACAAAGGAGACTATATGAGTTTATTACAATTATTTATGACAGCGTTTAAAGATCCTCGAAAATTACTTTTTGGAAAAGATAAAGGCTTTGGTAAAACTTTCTTATACCTTTTTATATTGAGTATATTTTTAATGATTCCAATTGGTCTAGAAGCATCAAAAGTCATCAAAACCTTCCAAACGGAAATCGAAACCATTGCAACAAAATTACCTGATTTTGAAGTGAAAAATAACACACTTACTACAGATAAAAAGGATACAGGCTTTATCTACCAAACTGATAGTTTTATTTTTACATTTGATCCTGAGGGGAAGCGTGATGCTAGTGCAATCCAAGGAGATTTAATTGGTAATGTTATGGGATTAGGATTATTGAAGCACGAACTAGTTTTTTCTGTAACAGACGATCATTTACTTGCGTCATTTTTACCTCGTAGCTTACTTACCTTACCATACAGTAAATTTGATAATGGTTTACTGACTAAGTCTTGGATCAGCTCACAGCTTACCAATTCAACTAAAAACATTGGCTTTATTGTAATTATTTGTCTGGTTACACTAATCCCAATCATGATTGATTTAGCATTTAATCTCTTAACAATCAGTCTACTTGCAAATATCTGGTGTCTATTAAAACAAGGTACTTTAAAATTTTCTGATACTTTTAAAATTATGATTTACTCGGCAACACTTCCTACAGTGTTAGCAACTGTCTTATCTTTCTTCTCTCTAAGTATCAGCCCCATGATGATTATTATGTTCTTAACTTTCATGATCTATATGAGAGTAGCATCACCGACATTTACCAAAACAAAATAAAAAAACTCGCTAATAGCGAGTTTTTTATTTTGCCTGATAATAATAGAATGGTTCACCCAATTTTTCATCAAAACCAACTT is a window of Vagococcus intermedius DNA encoding:
- a CDS encoding FtsW/RodA/SpoVE family cell cycle protein yields the protein MGKKAKKIIYLDYGILIPYLILAVLGIIMAYSASSYRLMNSIPPRAPWSDALKESVFLVISFVLIIVLYKMKTELFQNKRLIMTGIGIISIMLFLTRFTPLGAEVNGARGWLKFGPLGNIQPAEFLKIMIVWYLAYIFARRQDIIKDNFKKAALGPLFLVGFLICLVLIQPDTGGAVILFLIAAVLILASGLRFLYSVLFIGGLGVFGYIGVWVVSKIPQSMYPSSFTHVYGRFASYKDPFLDPYDLGHQMVNSYYAIYRGGWFGKGLGNSVQKKGFLPEAHSDFMFSIILEELGLIVGIGLLLLLLFLILRIIWIGIQATTAFNSLMCIGIGGMMLIQTFVNVGGITGLIPLTGVTFPFLSQGGSSLLTLSIGIGFVLNIRANELRRHYEGDLQPKAEIIPMVDRQQVEN
- a CDS encoding DUF1507 family protein — encoded protein: METEISKDVALDVLKDEAKKIEQLISNQQHHLCIAQCKAFEEVVDTQMYGFSKQVEYAVRLNIITSSEGHKILADLEHKLNLVYSDVYEKQQDGSEKQEER
- a CDS encoding superoxide dismutase; the protein is MTYTLPDLPYAYDALEPHIDVETMHLHHDKHHNTYVTNLNAAIEKYPELGQKSIEELVAGLATVPADIRTAVQNNGGGHANHKFFWEIMGPNGGGEPTGDVKVAIEDAFGSFEAMKDQFKTAATGRFGSGWAWLVINNGKLEIMSTANQDSPLTEGKTPILGLDVWEHAYYKKYSNVRPDYINAFWNVVNWEQVNKNLAAAK
- a CDS encoding DUF1189 domain-containing protein; this translates as MSLLQLFMTAFKDPRKLLFGKDKGFGKTFLYLFILSIFLMIPIGLEASKVIKTFQTEIETIATKLPDFEVKNNTLTTDKKDTGFIYQTDSFIFTFDPEGKRDASAIQGDLIGNVMGLGLLKHELVFSVTDDHLLASFLPRSLLTLPYSKFDNGLLTKSWISSQLTNSTKNIGFIVIICLVTLIPIMIDLAFNLLTISLLANIWCLLKQGTLKFSDTFKIMIYSATLPTVLATVLSFFSLSISPMMIIMFLTFMIYMRVASPTFTKTK